The genomic window CCTCTCGGCAATCAGGAATCTCCATGGCCAGCTCTCTGTCCGGCTTCTTCCAGGAGCGCGTCGAGTTTTATCTCCGGGAGGTTCGTAGATTCAACTATGACATTGTGCATGCTGTGCTGGCAGTTGGATATGATGACGTACGCGACGCAATTGCCAGAGCTGATGCCCTTACATCTGTGCGAGGTTCTGCGGACTTCGTTGCCATCTCCGCCGCATTCAAGCGCATTAAGAACATCCTGCGTCAAGCGGAAGAAAAGGAAGATGGAAAAGAGGACCAGGTAACGGTTGTGGACAGCAAGCTGTTGGTTGATCCGGCTGAAGTGGCGCTTTTTTCAGAGATGGAAAAACTGATTCCTGTGGTTGAATCCCTGCGCGCTGAGAAGAATTATCAGGAGGCCCTCGAACAGATCGCCACGCTTCGCCCGCATGTGGACCTGTTTTTTGACAAAGTAATGGTCATGGCCACAGACACTGCTTTGCGGCGGAACCGTATTCAGCTTCTGGACACTATATTCAATGGGTTTTCCTCAATTGCGGACTTCTCAGAGATTGTAGCTTCGTAGATCGCAGTGGAAGTTTAGGCCTAGGGCCGCTCAGCTTTCTGCTACCCTCATCTTTTGTGTATGCAGACAGATCTATTGCCCCAATTTCGAGCGCTCACTGCTCCCCAGAGACATGCATTGCTTGCCTCTTTTCTGGGCTGGACTCTTGATGCATTTGATTACTTCCTATTGGTCTTCTGTATTTCCGCCATTGCAGAAGATTTCCATACACGCACGTCTGTTGTTGCAGAGTCATTATTTCTCACACTAGCTTTTCGCCCGTTTGGCGCATTTTTGTTTGGCATTCTGGCCGATCGTTACGGGCGTCGCCCCGTACTCATGCTGAATGTAGCCTGTTATTCTGTTTTTGAATTGTCTTGCGCCTTTGTACCGTCCATCCACGCCTTGTTTGTTCTGCGTGCTCTTTTTGGGATTGCTATGGGAGGGGAATGGGGAGTAGGAGCAGCATTGGCTTTAGAAACGTTGCCTAAAGAAGGCCGAGGGTTCTTTTCCGGATTGCTGCAGGAAGGATATGCCGTTGGATATCTGGTAGCGGCGGCAACCTATGCCCTGTTCTATCGGCCTCTCACGCATGTTTATTGGTATGGCCATAGCTTAGGTTGGCGTGGGTTATTTGTTGTGGGGGCCATGCCAGCGCTTTTGATCTTCTATATTGCCGGCAGTGTGGAAGAATCGCCCGTGTGGCGAGATGGCCAGCGCAACGTCGCGAAAGCGGGTCTCTCTTTCACGGATCTTAAAAAATATTTCGCAACTTTCTTCTTTCTCGTGCTGTTGATGAGTGGCTTTAATTTGTTTTCCCACGGTACACAAGATCTGTATCCTACTTTTCTGCAGAAAGACCATCACTCGTCTGCTGCGATGACGGGAATGATAGCCATGATTTATAACGTCGGCGCACTGCTGGGAGGTATATTTTTCGGAGCTATCTCAGAGCGGATTGGAAGAAAACGCGCTATCATCGCAGCGGCATTCCTTTCCTTGCCTGTAATACCTCTCTTTGCGCTGGGCCACTCCTTTTCCGTGCTGGCTGCGGGAGCATTTTTGATGCAGTTTATGGTGCAAGGGGCCTGGGGAGTAGTTCCGGCATATCTTACCGAGCTTTCGCCTGCACCAGTACGAGCTACTTTCCCTGGACTGGCCTATCAGTTGGGGAACCTGATTGCATCGCGCAGTGCTGTCATACAGGCAAGATTTGCAGAACATTACGGTAGTTTTTCTGTTGTTATGGCCGGAACTGTCGCCATCGTGGCGATTTATCTTGTCTGCATAACAGCTTTTGGTCGGGAGTCAAAAGGGATGAACATGTCTTCAGAATAACATTGGCTTTCGATACCAGCTTAGGTCAAACTTATAAAATCTTTACAAAAATCTTTTGCATCACTTATTCTAGATCATTTCATCTATATAAGTGGACCCCAAACTTATTGCTCTTTACGTGCTGTCTACATTTGTAGTGTTGGGAATCAGCTTCCTGCTATGGGTACTTTTCAAATTTTGCGAGGAGATGAAAAGAAAAAAGAAGGTAGAAAAGCGTGACGGCATGTAACCGTCACGCTGGGTAATTTCTTAGAGATTGCCGCGTGCAGCTTGCTCGCGTTCAATGGCTTCAAACAGGGCCTTAAAGTTTCCTTTGCCAAAACTACGGCTGCCCTTCCGTTGGATAATCTCATAAAAAAGGGTCGGGCGATCTTCTACGGGACGAGTGAATATCTGTAGCATATAACCTTCATCGTCACGATCCACCAGGATGCCCAGTTTTTCCAGCTCTTGCACGGGCTCATCGATCTTTCCAACACGTTTTTCCAGTTCGGTGTAATAGGTGTGCGGCACCCTCAGGAACTCAACACCTTGCATCTGCAGTTGCGAGACGGTGTGAAGAATGTCGTTTGTCGCCAGAGCGATATGTTGTACTCCGGGTCCGTGATAAAACTCAAGATACTCTTCCACCTGGGATTTTTTCCGTCCCTCTGCTGGTTCGTTGATGGGAAACTTGATGCGCCCGTTGCCATTGGCCATCACCTTAGACATAAGTGCAGAATATTCCGTGGAAATATCTTTATCATCAAAGTGCTGGTACAGCGAAAAGCCCATGATGTCGGCATAAAAATCCACCCAGCGGTTCATCTCGTTCCAGCCGACATTTCCCACCATGTGGTCAATGTGCAGCAATCCTACAGGACGTGCCAATGTGTCTTCCTGCACGGGATGAAAGCCGGGCATAAATACGCCTTTGTAATCAGCGCGTTCCACAAAGGTATGCACGGTGTCTCCGTAGGTGGCGATGGTGGCCAGACGAAGTGTTCCATGTTCATCATGCAGTTCAAAGGGCTCACGCACACTTCGTGCACCGCGTCGGGTCGTTTCCTTCCAGGCAAATTTTGCATCATCTACCCAAAGCGCAATATCGTGTACGCCGTCGCCATGACGATGAACATGCTCAGCAATATCGTTGTCTGGTCGCAGTGCAGTGGTAAGTACAAAGCGCACTTTGCCTTGCTGTAAAACGTAGGAGGCCCGGTTTCGTACGCCGGTCTCTGGGCCCGCATAGGCCACCAGCTTCATGCCAAACGCAAGACGATAGTAGTACGCCGCCTGCCTTGCATTGCCAACATAAAACTCCACATAGTCCGTACCGTTTAAGGGCAGGAAATCTCTTTGTGTTTGTACTTCCGGATGCGCAAGAGTAGACATTGGTGCAACTCCATTGACTGAATTCAGTGCGCCTGGTCAACGACCCTGTTCTGAGGCGACCTATTAACATATACCCTGAAGTGTGCAGTTGGAAAGTGCGGGGAATTCATACCAATGACCGTCAAGATTACACCGCAAGACGTTCTGATCGTTATTGATCTGCAAAAGGATTTTTGCCCTGGAGGAGCGCTGGCCGTTCCGCAAGGTGATGAAATTCTTCCCCTCGTCAATTGGCTTGTCCGTCAGTTCCCACATGTTGTGCTGACCCAGGATTGGCACCCCAAAGACCATCTGTCATTTGCTTCCAATTATCCTGGCAGATCTGTATTCGATACGATTGAAACGGACTATGGCATGCAGACCCTTTGGCCTGACCACTGCGTGCAGGGAAGTGAAGGGGCAGAATTCCACCCCGCACTTGACATCACCCGTGCACAGCTGATTCTGCGCAAAGGCTTCCACCGCGACGTGGATTCTTATTCTGCCTTTCAGGAAAATGATCGCATTACGAAGACAGGACTCACGGCATATCTGCACGAACTTGGTTTCAAACGCGTTTTTCTCGCAGGGCTTGCTTATGACTACTGTGTACGATACTCAGCAGTGGACGCCAAGTCCGCAGGGTTTGAGGTTGTAGTCATTGAAGATGCATGCCGTGCAATGGGTCATGGCCACTCTGTAGAAGAAACTCGACGCGAATTTATGGAGTATTGCGTCCAAACACTATATTGTGGGGATTTAAAGAGCGAGTCAATTTATCGTTAAATTGTCTGTTTGTTGATAAGGTTTATGAATAGAGGATAAAATCTGCTTACCCTTGATGAAAAGAATGTAACAAAACCAATTTCTTAAGCTTCCCTTCAGAAATAGAACTCTACCTTCAAACCTGCCCGGGACAACTTCAAGCCCTGCATAACGAGCAAGGTCGTGCTCCTGGGAATCTTTCCGGAGGGTAGAAGTCCATGATTAAGTGGATAGCCGTGATATTCGTTGCCATCCCGTTGTTACTATCCAGACTCTCAGCACAAACTGGAACTGGCGCAATTGTTGGAACAGTACAAGATGCAGCAGGGGCTGTTTTGGTAAGTGCGAAGATTGAAGTTGATCCGGTAGGGAGACAGACTACGAGCGACGATCAGGGATCATTTCGGCTTTCGAATCTACCCGCAGGGCAGTACACACTGAAAGCAACCTATGTTGGCTTTAAGGCTTTCGAGACTACTGTGAATGTGGCAGCGGGACAAACCTTGACTTTTAATGTAGTCCTTCAAGTAGCATCTGAGGCCGATACTGTAATGGTCACAGCACCACGCCTTCAGGGCGATGCCGAGGCGGTAAATGTCGAGCGTATGTCGGCTGAAATTGTGCAGGTGGAACCAGAAGGTGTCATCACCAGTCTGCCGAATAACAACATTGCTGATGCGGTGGGACGACTGCCCAGTGTCTCTCTGGAAAGGGATGAGGGTGAGGGCAAATACATTCAGATTCGCGGAACCGAGCCTAGGTTAAGCAACGTCACCATTAACGGAATCAACCTTCCTGCTCCGGAAGTAACGGTGCGCAACATCAAGCTGGATGCTGTTCCGGCAGATGTAGTCGAACGGATCGAGGTGTATAAAACGCTCGCTGCTGACCAGGATGCGGACGCAATTGGTGGCACCGTAAACCTTGTGACCAAAACAGCACAAGACAAGCCGCTTTACGCGCTGAGTGGAACTGCTGGCTACAATCCTCTTCAGAATGGCTACTGGCGTGGAGGTTTCGATGGCACCTTCGGTCAGCGCTTCGGCACAAACAAGAATTTTGGGTTTTTGTTGGGTGGGACATGGGACCGCACGAACCGCGGCATTGATGATCTGGAGCCGAGTCAGACTTACGGAACGCTGCCCAGCGGACAGAACATCGCTTATATCAACAGCGAAGATCTGCGATCTTACACTTACTACCGCACACGATACGGCTTTGATCTCGGGATCGATGATCGAATCACCCCTACAATGACTGCTTATTTGAAGGGCCTATATGCTGACTTTCATGACTATGGAGAAGCATGGGTCTATACCCCAAACTCTGGTGCCCTTACCGGCACGAATAGCAGTCAGATCACCTTTGACCATACCGGAAACTGGCAATACCGCCATTACATCCGCAGACCCGACCAGCAGGTCTTCAGTTTCCTTACTGGTGCAAGGCATGATCTAAAATCCGATACGATCGTCTACGAATTTGCGGCATCCCGCGGACACAATATCGGCGGTCAGGCCTTCCCGACCACTTATTTTCAGGGCCCGTCTGGTGTTACGTTTGCGCAGAACAACAGTGACCCATATCGACCCAGGCTTTATGCCACAGACGGGACCAATGGCTTTGACGCGTCCCAATATGGCGTCAGCGAGACAGACTTCTACACTTATCACGCAACGCAACTCAATTATGAAGGCGATGCTTCGCTGGCGCACAATTATGCGACGGCGGGACACCCCAGCACGTTTTCCATCGGGGTCAGGATCCGCAATTCTTACTCTACGCAGCGGCAGACGAATAATAGATACACGCCGTCTGGCGCCAGCCCATTTATGCTTTCCAGTGTTCTCGGGACTTACACCAATCCAACCTACTACAACAGAACATTCGCCATTGGCGGACAAGCATTTGGACCTGCTTCTTCTTACAACAAAATCCTGAATGCTTTTGAGGCGAATTCCAGCGCCTTTGTGCTCGATAGCGTAAATGCTGTCAGCACGGAAGCCCAGGCTTTCTTCAACGCGGATGAGAGAATTTCAGCAGGTTATCTGGAAGACGTAATTTATTTTGGGAAGTTTCGCCTCCAGGGTGGTGTCCGCTTCGATAATGACGCTACACATTTTCTGGCAAACAACGTAACGGCAAACCAAGACGCTCAAGGCAATCCATTGACGCCTACAGTGGTCCCCGTCCGGCAAGACGCAAACTATTTCAATGTTCTGCCGAGTGTCGCGCTACAGTATCAATTTCAGTTAAACAGCAATCTGCGCATTGTCTACGGGCGAGGCATTGCGCGGCCGAACATTGGTGATCTGGTTCCAGCCACGGTAGTTGATCCAAATCAGACCCCATATCCAACCATTACCACAGGAAACCCGAATTTAAAGCCTACAAAGGGAAATAACATTGACGTGTTAGTAGAACATTTCTTTCAGCCATTGGGCATCTTGCAGGCCGGATACTTCTATAAACAACTTTCAGATCCCATATACCCTGTTGCCACTCTTATTCCCAATTACAACAATACAGGCAAGACGTATCAACAGACCCAGTCCATCAATGGCCCGAACGCCAGCATTCAGGGTTTTGAAGCAGAATGGGAGCAGCAATTTTCGTTTCTTCCTGGAATACTGCGTGGCTTTGGGGTGAATGCAAACTATAGCTATGCAACATCCAGAGTTACTTTCCCTGCCGATTTTGACGGCGGACGTACGGACCATCCTCATCTCGATCGTATGGCGCCGAATAACTATAACTTCAACCTTACCTATGATCTGGGCCGTTTCTCTTCGCGGTTTGCCATCAGTCACAACGATGCTAGCATCGCTGCGTATCAGTGGTCTGCGTCCACTGGAGCTGCCAATGATCCTATCCTTGGGCTCAAAGGTCCAACAGGGGACAACTATTTTTATCCGCATACGCAATTCGATGTGCAGGGAAGTTATCGCGTCTACAAGCATCTGCAAGTCATTGCTTCCGGACTCAATCTCAGCAATGAAGTTTTTGGCTTCTATAACGGTAGTGGCATTTATCCGGTACAGCGGGAATATTACAGGCCGACCGTCTCCTTCGGGCTTCGCTGGAAACTGTCCGGTGAATGATGACCCTGCACGCAGAGGCGGACATTGATTTTGGTAGAGTTGTCCGTCTCTGCTCCGCCTTGATTGACATCTCTCGTCTTGAAGTGTAATCCTCAAGAGTTTTGGGTTGAGGAGTATGAAAAGATGACACCTGCATCTGCACACCTGCAAATCGCCGGGCCATACCTTATTCAGCAGGACTGGAAATCTTATTCACGCGAGCAACATGCTGTCTGGTCAGAGCTAGTGCGCCGTCGCATTCCCCAGCTCGAAGAGCATGCCTGCACGGAGTATCTCGATGGCTTTCATCAGATCGGTCTGCGTGAAGACAGGATTCCGGACCTGGCTGCCGTCAATCAACGCCTTGGGCCGCGTACTGGGTGGAACGCAACTCCAGTCAGTGGTTTTCTTCCTCCGGATGCCTTCTTTGAAATGCTGGCAGCGCGGCAATTCCCAACCACAACCTATATCCGCTCGCGCGAAGCGATGGAATACACACCGGAACCGGACATTTTTCATGATGTCTTCGGACATGTACCAATGCATGCGCACCCTGTCTTTGCCGACTTCCTGCAGCACTATGGGCGTGTATGCCTGGCTTTAATAGACAATAAGAAGAAGCTTGAACAGATGGGGCGCATCTTCTGGTTTACGGTAGAGTTTGGCGTCATCCGGCAAAGCGGAAAAATCAAACTTTACGGCAGCGGTCTGATCTCGTCTCATGGTGAGTCCACGCATGTCATCCAGGGAGGGCCGGAAATTCGCGACTTCAATCTTGACCAGGTTATGGCACAGCAGGTCAATGTATCCGAAATGCAAAAAGTGCTTTATGCTGTGGAATCCTTTGACCAGATTTATCAGGCAGTGCAGGATGCTGAACAGCGCCTAATGTAGCCAAGAGTCGCAAATGTGGTTTTGCGGAAGCGGTTTTCAGAACAAAGAAATGGGTGGCATTTCGCCACCCATTCGTTTTGAGTGCGATGCAGAGCTCACACCGAGACGGTTTGCTCTGTGTTTACATTCACGGGAGTGAGCCAGCCGAAGCGGTCCGGTCTTAGCCCATTGGCAATGCCAAAGAACTCATCGGCAAGCTGTTTTGTGATGGGACCTGCGTTGCCATCCCCAATCGTAATCCGGTCAACAGAACGGATCGGTGTGACCTCTGCTGCAGTCCCTGTAAAGAAGACTTCATCGGCGATGTAGATCAGTTCGCGTGGCAGGGCCTGCTCTACGACCGGGATACCGAAGTGACGGGCCAGAGTCAACACAGAGTCGCGAGTGATTCCTGCGAGTACCGAGTTGGCCAGCGGGGTCGTATAGATGACGCCATTGCGAACAAGAAAGAGGTTCTCCCCTGAACCTTCAGAGAGATAGCCATTCACATCCAGTGCAATGCCTTCCGCATAGCCATTCGTATCTGCCTCCATCCGGATGAGTTGCGAATTCATATAGTTGGCGCCGGCCTTGGCCAGAGAAGGCATGGTGTTGGGCGCGAGACGGCTCCACGACGAGATGCAGACGTCGGCACCATGGTCGCCGGCGACATATTTGCCCCAGGGGAAGTTGGCGATGTAGACCTCGACTGGAGAGTTCTTTGGATTCACGCCAATCTCACCATATCCGCGCAATGCGATCGGGCGGATGTAGCATGGAGCAATGCCGTTGGCTTCAATCAGTTCCACCGTGGCGGAGCAAAGCTGGTCAAGGGAGTAGGGTAGTTTCATCCGGTAGATCTTGGCCGAATCAATCAGTCTCTGCATGTGCTCCGGCAGGCGAAATACGGCCGCTCCCTGCGGTTGTCCATAGCAGCGGATACCTTCAAAAACCGACGAGCCATAATGTACGACGTGACTCATCACGTGAATCTGGGCCTTGTCCCAGGGTATGAGGTTGCCATTATGCCAGATCTTGCTGGTGGGCTGGATGGGCATGGAAAGCTGCGCTCCTTATTTTCGTTGAACCATTGATTATATCGCTTGGAGCGCATCCTTGGCGCGGCCCTGTGATTCTTTCACATTCGATGCAACGGAGTAGCTGCCAGGTCGCGCCGCGTGCGGAATCTCCTGCATGTCAGCTTCGGTCCGGTATAGGTCCAGAATGCGTTTTGTGCCGGTGTAACCATATCTGCGGATGAGTGCGTCTACTTCTGGTTTTTCGCCGAACCGTTCCAGGCCCGGAGCGATAATCAACAGCTCCCCTCCATCAGCAATTGCCATGCGTGTGCGGTAAACTGCCTTATTCGCGACCCATGTGCTGCGGAACTGGTCCGCTTGCATTGCGAGTTTATCTACAATTCGTGGGTCTGACCACCAAGGGTGAAACATGATGTTCACTCGTGTTACCACATAATGCTTGCGCACAGAGCAGAATTTTGGATACAAGGGTTTACGTGCGTGGAGGTAGCTGTTCGATGAACAGAAGAAATTTTCTGAGGGGTGCAGGAGCTGCGACAGGGTTCTTGTGGATGCGGCCATTGGCTAGTGCTATAGATGCATTTGGGGAAACGATTTCTCAAGCGCCGATGTTGGGTGTGGACTACTATCCAGACCAGACACCCGAGTCTCTTTGGGGAGAAGATGCGCGCATGATCGCAGAAGCAGGACTGAACACGGTGCGCATTGCTGAGTTTGCGTGGGCGCTGATGGAACCGTCTGAGGGCCTCTACGATTTTGCCTGGCTGCATCGCGCTGTAGCCATCCTGCATAAAAATGGCATTGCGGTAATTTTGGGAACACCCTCCGCTGCGCCTCCGCCATGGCTGACTGAAAAATATCCCGAGGTCTTTGAAGTCAATGATCATGGTATGACACTTGGTCCCGAAGGAAGGCGCTTTACCTGTCCCACCAATAAAACCTACCGTCGGCTTTCGCTCAAGATCGCAACAGAGATGGCGAACAGCTTTGCCCGGACTCCAGGCGTCATCGGCTGGCAGATTGACAATGAGCTGACGCTTGGCGAGTCCGGACGCTGTTATTGCAAATCGTGCCGCGCAGGTTTTCAGGAGTGGCTGCGCGCGAAATACGGTTCTCTCGATGCATTGAACCAGGCGTGGGGCACAGCCTTCTGGAGCCAGATTTACACAGATTTCTCCCAGGTTCCCGTCCCGCTGCCTTCAGGCGCGCCGCCGAACCCGGGCATGGCGCTGGATTATGACCGCTACCAGAGCTACGCCAACACAGGCTTTCTGCAAGAGCAACTTGGCGTATTGCGCAAGCTCTGCCCACAGCATTTCATCACAACGAATAACGTTCCTTTAGTAGACACCATCAACCAGCGTGAGCTTTACGCGAACTTGGACTTTGTAGCCGCAGACAACTACCCCGGCTTCTTCGCTGTCCATATGGAAGAAGCCGGAATGAACCTTACGCCAGAGCAGGTGGCGGCTCCTGTTTCTCTCATTCATGATTTTTCCCGCAGCATCAAAGACGGGAAGCCGTTCTACATTATGGAAGAGCAGGTAGGCAAAGCCGGACAGCCGACTTTCTCTCCTCAGCCGGAGAGGGGACAGGTGCGGCTGTGGTCGTATCAGGCGGTAGCGCATGGGGCCATGGGGATCCAGTACTTCCGCTGGGACACGGCCACATTTGGCGCGGAAGAATACTGGCATGGAATGCTGAATCATGACCGCTCGAAAAGTCCCGCATTTGATGAGATTGTGCAGACGGTGAAAGAACTGAAAGCGCTGGGCCATGAAGCGCTGCATGCTTCCTATGTGTCCGATGTGGCTATTGTTTTTGATAATGATGCAGACTGGGCGGTCAGCATCCAGCCAGGACAGCCTAAGCTGAAATACATGAATGAGGTCATGTCCTGGTATGGTGCCGCCTGGGCCGGACACTATGGCTTAGATGTAATCGATGCAACACGCGATCTTTCCCGCTACAAGATTGTGTTGGCCCCATTTATGTATATCGTCTCAGAAAAACAGGCGGCCAATATCCGTGAGTTCGTACGCAGCGGAGGGGTCTTCGTTGCAGGTTTTCGTCTCAGTGCGAAAGACCCGGAAAGCCGCATGATGAAAACGCCCCTGCCAGGACTTCTGCGCGATGTGATGGGAGTAACAGTAAAGGACTATGTGCCGGTTTATTCGGAGAAACAGAGAGTAAAGTTTGCTCAGACCTATGGGGATGCTGAATCGGACTGTCAACTCTGGTATGACGTGCTTGCTCCTGAAAAAGCAGAAGTATTGGCCACCTACACAACCGGCAGATATGCAGGAGAGGCTGCCGTTACCAGCAATTCTTTTGGAAAAGGAAAGGCTGTTTACATCGGAGCAAGACTTGATCCCGCTGGACTGGGACGGCTGCTGAATACGCTGGCCGCATCAGCTGGGGCCAAAGCTGAGTTGGACGCCTCATCGGGGGTTGAGGTCACAGTGCGCGAATCCGGCGGGAAACGCTGGATCTATGTGCTGAACCACTCCGCGAACCGGCAGACTCTTCCGTTGAAAAGAATGTACAAAGAGGCAATTACAGGCGAAACACAATCAGGACAGCTGGTATTGGAACCTTACGGAGTCAAAGTGTTGCAGCCAGCGTGAGAAAAAGGCTGAGAGGCCGTATTCTTTTTAAGTGCCCAAGATGAGGTCCTTCATCCCTGGCGTCAGCCGTTGGCGCAAAGATGAGAGACCATTCGTGCTGCCTTTTTCGCTTTGAAGCACGTATTACAGAGATACGCTTAGATGGTTCTTCAACTGGCCAAAGCTGGCTGTTTACAAAGGCAATTTTTTGTTATGCAGCTAAATTGGCCACTTTTGTCTCTTCAATCATTAAACTAGCCCCAATGATGGATCGTCGTAGTTTTATGTCAAGAATGGTCGCCGGTTTTGCTGTTTGCGGCCAAACTTCGTTTTTGCGGAGTACTTTCGCTGCTGTGGTTCCGGCAGCGCTGGCAACTGATCCCTTGCGTCCGCAGTACCATCTGCTTCCGGCAGCAAACTGGATGAATGATCCGAATGGCCCAATCTACTGGAAGGGCAAGTACCACATGTTTTACCAGTACAATCCCAACGGTGCGTATTGGGGAGACATGCACTGGGGACACGCTGTGAGTCCGGACATGGTGCATTGGGAGCATCTTCCAGTAGCGCTCGCACCGACTCCTGGTGGGCCAGATGCGGCAGGATGTTTTTCCGGAACAGCAGTGATTGACGGCGACCAAGTGGCCGTCCTCTACACCGGCGTTGTTTCGGTCCCGGAAAATGAAGCCACGATTCGCGATGGAGAACATAGTTTTCGAGAATCGCAGTGCCTCGCAATTTCCTCCGATGATGATCTGACTACATGGACCAAGCAGCCGCAGCCGGTCATAGCAGCCCCTCCTGAAGGAATCGATGTGAGCGGGTTCCGCGATCCATCACCATGGCGGCAGGATGATTGGTGTTACATGGCGGTTGGTTCCGGCATCCGCGGCAAAGGCGGGGCTGTTCTGCTCTATCGTTCAAGGGATTTGCAGCACTGGGAATATCTGCACTTTTTGGCGCAAGGTACGGGAAATGGTAAACAGACTGCAAATCCAGTGGATTCAGGAGACATGTGGGAGTGCCCAGACTTCTTCCCGCTCGGCGATAAGCATGTATTGATTCATTCCGCTGAAGGAAAATCCTTCTGGCAGGTTGGGACCTTCGACACAGAGCGATTGCTTTTTCATCCTGAGCGGAGCGGCCTGTTGGATGATGGTTCCTTCTATGCGCCGAAGACACAGCTGGATGCAAATGGAAATCGCATCCTCTGGGGATGGATTCCTGAGACACGGCCGCAGAACGAGTACCAAACAGCAGGGTGGGCAGGGATGATGTCTCTGCCACGAGTGCTGACGCTCGATGAAAAGAACAATCTGAAAATGGTACCGCATCCAGCTTTGAAGCAATTGCGCACCAGGTCTGAACCAAAGAAGTCCACCAGCATTAAAAAATGCTGTGGCGAAGTCTTCTGCCGGCTGAAAACTTCTGCTCCGATTGCATTTTCGATTCAAGGAGAAAGAGGGCTCGGCAATGTCCTCCATCTCGAATATCATCCGGACCAGCCCGATAAGATTCAGCTTGCTGGTGCGCAACTCACGCTTCCCAACATTCCTGTCGAGCTAGAGTTGCATTTGTTTGTAGATGGGTCAATCCTGGAAGTTTTCATCCAGTCACAAATGGCCTACACAAAACGTTTTTACTTTTCAGGTTTGTCTGCTCCGGATCTGAGTATCCATGTCACCGGAGAGGC from Pseudacidobacterium ailaaui includes these protein-coding regions:
- a CDS encoding beta-galactosidase, whose translation is MASAIDAFGETISQAPMLGVDYYPDQTPESLWGEDARMIAEAGLNTVRIAEFAWALMEPSEGLYDFAWLHRAVAILHKNGIAVILGTPSAAPPPWLTEKYPEVFEVNDHGMTLGPEGRRFTCPTNKTYRRLSLKIATEMANSFARTPGVIGWQIDNELTLGESGRCYCKSCRAGFQEWLRAKYGSLDALNQAWGTAFWSQIYTDFSQVPVPLPSGAPPNPGMALDYDRYQSYANTGFLQEQLGVLRKLCPQHFITTNNVPLVDTINQRELYANLDFVAADNYPGFFAVHMEEAGMNLTPEQVAAPVSLIHDFSRSIKDGKPFYIMEEQVGKAGQPTFSPQPERGQVRLWSYQAVAHGAMGIQYFRWDTATFGAEEYWHGMLNHDRSKSPAFDEIVQTVKELKALGHEALHASYVSDVAIVFDNDADWAVSIQPGQPKLKYMNEVMSWYGAAWAGHYGLDVIDATRDLSRYKIVLAPFMYIVSEKQAANIREFVRSGGVFVAGFRLSAKDPESRMMKTPLPGLLRDVMGVTVKDYVPVYSEKQRVKFAQTYGDAESDCQLWYDVLAPEKAEVLATYTTGRYAGEAAVTSNSFGKGKAVYIGARLDPAGLGRLLNTLAASAGAKAELDASSGVEVTVRESGGKRWIYVLNHSANRQTLPLKRMYKEAITGETQSGQLVLEPYGVKVLQPA
- a CDS encoding glycoside hydrolase family 32 protein, yielding MVPAALATDPLRPQYHLLPAANWMNDPNGPIYWKGKYHMFYQYNPNGAYWGDMHWGHAVSPDMVHWEHLPVALAPTPGGPDAAGCFSGTAVIDGDQVAVLYTGVVSVPENEATIRDGEHSFRESQCLAISSDDDLTTWTKQPQPVIAAPPEGIDVSGFRDPSPWRQDDWCYMAVGSGIRGKGGAVLLYRSRDLQHWEYLHFLAQGTGNGKQTANPVDSGDMWECPDFFPLGDKHVLIHSAEGKSFWQVGTFDTERLLFHPERSGLLDDGSFYAPKTQLDANGNRILWGWIPETRPQNEYQTAGWAGMMSLPRVLTLDEKNNLKMVPHPALKQLRTRSEPKKSTSIKKCCGEVFCRLKTSAPIAFSIQGERGLGNVLHLEYHPDQPDKIQLAGAQLTLPNIPVELELHLFVDGSILEVFIQSQMAYTKRFYFSGLSAPDLSIHVTGEAADSSGLEIWQLTPISKDRLSR